GGGTGTACATCATCTGAACCCCGCACCTCTTGATATTGGGATGAGTAACCTCACCATTCATCCGGGTAGAAAAATCAAACGCCGCCAGAAAGTGCCATGGTTGATTGCGGTGGTACTTATTTGGAATAGCATTCTTAGGATAGAGAGTCACCCACAATTCATCTGATACATTACCATTAATCTCGTGACATTTACGCAAAGAATCCATGGAGAGGTGATCCACAACTTCATCCGAATCACCGTGCAAtgtcaaatcaaaataatatggAACCTCAAAATGATTCCCTTTAtgataaagaaagaagaaagcaaaTCCCAGAAAGTGGTCATCCTCGTACCAATTCAAAGGAAGCTCTATTCTTACTTGGCTTCCAATCTCCTGATGCAACACCCACCCTGGAATTCCACCGTTTCCCGGAATAATAATTACCTTGCCTTTCTTCCAATTCCGATTCATGTACTGCATATACAATCAAAGCTAATATGTAATTGGGGTACTACTGGGTGGATGAAAAGTTTTAAGTGtcgttattaaataaaaatcatacctCATTACTTGTTGGATTGAACCGTTTGAACCATTTGAGGAAAGGACAGAGTAGAGATGATGGACTTGATAACATTTCCAGCTTCGTGCAGCCGTGGGCATCTATTTGTGGTAGACTCGATGAAAGCTCTGGAATTTCTTGGAGCATCTTGCAGTGACTGATATCAAGGAGACGGAGTCTACAAAGTTGAGTGATGCCAGATGGTATGCTAACCATATGGTTTCCACTTAGATTTAATGTAAACAAGGAATATAGACCCCAGATATCAGTGGGTATTGACCCTTCCATTAGATTGCAGTGACTCAAATCTAGTTCTACTAAGGAGCATAAGCCTTCCAGATTCTTGGGAAACTTCTCCAAGTTTGAACAACCAGGGAGTATCAATCGTTTAAGAGATCTCAAATCATTAATGCTGTCTGGAAGAGTCACAAGGTTCTTGCAATTGCTCAAATACAACATTTGGAGGCTTTTCAGATTTTGAATTGATGATGGTAGTTCTTTTATAGCTGTTCCTTCCAAACCAAGCACCTCTAAGTATTTCATACCCTCCATGATTTTGGGAAAGTTCCGTAGGCTTGAGCACCCATTGAGAAAGAGTCAGCGAAAAGATTTAAACCTACAAATGCTGCTTAGAAGACTCCTCAAGTTTTTGCAATCATTCAAAAACAATGAATTAATATTAAGATGTTCCATTGATGATGGTAGCTCTTTTATACTTGTTCTTCTTAAATCAAGAAATTCTTTCATATCCTCCATGATTTCTGGAAAAGCATCTAGATTTGAACAAACAAAGAGTTGGAGGTCTTCAAGGGACTTTAAACTGCAAATGCTACCTGGAAGACTCCTCAAGTTTTTGCAGTGTTCCATATACAACTCCTGAAGTCCAGTGAGATATTCTATTGAGGAGGGTAATTCCTTAATAGCTGATCCATCAAAGTGAAGATAAGTTAAAGCTTTCATAGAACTCTCCTCTATCTCCAGAAATTTCTCCAAGTTTGAGCAATTATTCAAGTAAATAGTTTCAAGAGAGTCCAAGTATTGAATGCTACTTGGTAAGCTCGTAAGGTTTTCACACCCACTCAAACTCAACAAAGTTAGCTTCTTAAGAAATCCAACAGATTGATCAACAATATTCAAACTTGTACAATATCCAAGTTCTAACTACTCTAGATTTGGcatatttgaaaagtttgataTTTCAGTGAGCTGCTTTGATCCTAGTAAATTTAAGAACTTTAACTTTCCCAAACACTGTGACAAAAGGAATTTTGATTTAGtacaaaatgaattttcatgaacaaaaaattaatctcaaacaaaataatatgatGAAATACTAATTATACCTTATTTCCTTGCCAAAGTTATTTTTATGTTGCTATCCATCATGTTGAGTACAACAAGGTTCTCTCCATGAAAATTTGACGGCAATGATTTCAAAGGGTATCCTTTCCAATGAAGATATCTCAACTCTTGTGAAGGAAATTGAAAATCTTCGGgaagaataattttatactCATTTTTCATGGAACCACAACAATCCATCCCATAAATCTTGAGCAATCTAAGTTGGTTCATCTTTGCAAAAACCTTTGTTCTAAATTGTAGTTGTTTTGATCTAGACAAGTTTAAGAATATGGCCTCAACATTTTTCATCCCCTACAAACAATAACAAAGGATTAGGCAAGCATAAAAGAGATAAAGCTAGCTAAAATTGTATGGATATGAACTTAGACAAAAATGATATTGCTcacatttacatatttttatgaaGCTTAAGAAAGTTCATGAGTTTGATGGTTACCTTCTTCATTGTAAATGCACGATACACATCACTCGGATCCCACAATCTGCTCCATTTTCCAGGATTATCAGGAAATTCACTACGAATAATGTTCCTTCCCA
This region of Vitis vinifera cultivar Pinot Noir 40024 chromosome 5, ASM3070453v1 genomic DNA includes:
- the LOC132253834 gene encoding disease resistance protein RUN1-like, with the translated sequence MEGMKYLEVLGLEGTAIKELPSSIQNLKSLQMLYLSNCKNLVTLPDSINDLRSLKRLILPGCSNLEKFPKNLEGLCSLVELDLSHCNLMEGSIPTDIWGLYSLFTLNLSGNHMVSIPSGITQLCRLRLLDISHCKMLQEIPELSSSLPQIDAHGCTKLEMLSSPSSLLCPFLKWFKRFNPTSNEYMNRNWKKGKVIIIPGNGGIPGWVLHQEIGSQVRIELPLNWYEDDHFLGFAFFFLYHKGNHFEVPYYFDLTLHGDSDEMNCG